One segment of Thermus tengchongensis DNA contains the following:
- a CDS encoding acyl-CoA dehydrogenase family protein — translation MDLEKPIRELAWRFARERILPEARRLDQEARFPWPLFREAAELGFPVLLVPEELGGAGLGPRALVLVAEELGYACTGVAAALLLNNLVADALLLSQSPYAQGFLPRLKGEVAAYALTEPQAGSDVAALRTRAERVPGGYRLYGRKTWISHAPEAAFLVVFAKVAEGREGIAAFLVERGEGVEVGPPLPKLGQKASPAAEVALEGVFVPEEGLIAREGFRLAMRVFNRSRPMVAALAVGLLQRALDEALAYAAMREAFGKPLWEHEGVGFKLSEIFIDLEAARLLTLKAAELAERGEENALEAAAAKAFAADAAVRGVSEALQVFGGNGYSEEYPLAKLYRDAKALQIYEGTSEIQRLIVLRELVRRKVWESR, via the coding sequence TTGGATCTGGAGAAACCCATCCGGGAGCTGGCATGGCGCTTTGCCCGGGAGCGGATCCTTCCCGAGGCCCGAAGGCTAGACCAGGAGGCCCGTTTTCCCTGGCCGCTTTTTCGCGAGGCGGCGGAGCTGGGTTTTCCCGTGCTGCTGGTCCCGGAGGAGCTGGGCGGAGCTGGGCTTGGGCCGAGGGCCTTGGTCCTGGTGGCCGAGGAGCTGGGCTACGCCTGCACCGGGGTGGCGGCGGCCCTGCTCCTCAACAACCTGGTGGCGGACGCCCTCCTCCTTTCGCAAAGCCCCTACGCCCAGGGCTTCCTTCCCCGGCTCAAGGGGGAGGTGGCCGCCTACGCCCTCACCGAGCCCCAGGCGGGTTCGGACGTGGCCGCCCTCCGCACCCGAGCGGAAAGGGTGCCGGGAGGCTACCGCCTCTACGGGCGGAAGACCTGGATCAGCCACGCCCCCGAGGCGGCCTTCCTCGTGGTCTTCGCCAAGGTGGCGGAGGGGAGGGAGGGGATCGCCGCCTTTCTGGTGGAGCGGGGGGAAGGGGTGGAGGTAGGGCCTCCCTTGCCCAAGCTGGGGCAGAAGGCCTCCCCGGCGGCGGAGGTGGCTCTGGAAGGGGTTTTTGTGCCCGAGGAGGGCCTCATCGCCCGGGAGGGTTTCCGGCTCGCCATGCGGGTCTTCAACCGCTCCCGGCCCATGGTGGCCGCCTTGGCGGTGGGGCTTTTGCAGAGGGCTTTGGACGAGGCCCTGGCCTACGCCGCCATGCGGGAAGCCTTCGGCAAGCCCCTTTGGGAGCATGAGGGGGTGGGGTTTAAGCTTTCGGAGATCTTCATAGACCTCGAGGCCGCCCGCCTCCTCACCTTGAAGGCTGCCGAACTGGCGGAACGGGGCGAGGAGAACGCCTTGGAGGCAGCCGCGGCCAAGGCCTTTGCCGCCGACGCCGCGGTGCGGGGGGTATCCGAGGCCCTCCAGGTCTTCGGGGGCAACGGCTACAGCGAGGAGTACCCCCTGGCCAAGCTCTACCGTGACGCCAAGGCGCTCCAGATCTACGAGGGCACCTCGGAGATCCAGAGGCTCATCGTCCTGCGGGAACTGGTGCGGAGGAAGGTATGGGAGAGCCGGTGA
- the secD gene encoding protein translocase subunit SecD, whose translation MNRKLLNGLLLLGLFLLALLMVWKPWAPGEPKVKLGLDLKGGLRIVLEAAVENPTPDDLEKARTVLENRINALGVAEPLIQIQGQKRIVVELPGLSQADQDRALKLIGQRAVLEFRIVKEGATGTTVAQINQALRENPRLKREDLEKDLIKPEDLGPALLTGADLADARAVFDQFGRPQVALTFTPEGAKKFEEVTRANVGKRLAIVLDGKVYTAPVIRQAITGGQAVIEGLSGLEEASEIALVLRSGALPVSLEVAEIRSIGPTLGQDAIQAGIRSALIGTLAIFLLIFAYYGFSLGLVASLGLIYTSVLILGLLSGLGATLTLPGIAGLVLTLGAAVDGNVLSFERIKEELRAGKKFRQAIPEGFKHSTLTILDVNIAHLLAAAALYQYATGPVRGFAVILAIGVVASVFSNLVFSRYLLERLADRGEIRPPMWLVDPRFNFMGPARFITAATLLLAALAAGVVFTKGFNYSIDFTGGTAYTVRTGTEVGVDTLRRFLEEKGFPAKEAVITQVQAPTADYREFSLKLPPLPDAKRLELEELFASELKATVLTSETVGPAIGSELRRNAVMAVLVGLGLILLYVAFRFDWTFGVASVLAVAHDVAIVAGMYSLLGLEFSIPTIAALLTIVGYSINDSIVVSDRIRENQKLLRGVPYREMVNRSINQTLSRTVMTSLTTLLPIIALLFLGGSVLRDFSLAIFVGIFVGTYSSIYVVSALVVFWKELRQARAKKAA comes from the coding sequence ATGAATCGAAAGCTTCTCAACGGACTTCTCCTCCTAGGCCTTTTCCTCCTGGCCCTCCTCATGGTCTGGAAGCCCTGGGCTCCCGGGGAACCCAAGGTCAAGTTGGGGCTTGATCTTAAAGGAGGCCTTCGCATCGTCCTCGAGGCCGCCGTGGAAAACCCCACCCCCGACGACCTGGAAAAGGCCCGCACCGTCTTGGAAAACCGCATCAACGCCCTGGGGGTGGCCGAGCCCCTGATCCAAATCCAGGGGCAGAAGCGCATCGTGGTGGAGCTTCCCGGCCTCTCCCAGGCGGACCAGGACCGGGCCCTTAAGCTCATCGGCCAGCGGGCGGTCTTGGAGTTCCGCATCGTTAAGGAAGGGGCCACGGGCACCACCGTGGCCCAGATCAACCAGGCCCTCAGGGAAAACCCAAGGCTCAAGCGGGAAGACCTGGAAAAGGACCTCATCAAGCCCGAGGACCTGGGCCCAGCCCTTCTTACGGGCGCGGATCTGGCCGATGCCCGGGCGGTCTTCGACCAGTTCGGCCGCCCCCAGGTGGCCCTCACCTTCACCCCGGAAGGGGCCAAGAAGTTTGAGGAGGTCACCCGGGCCAACGTGGGCAAGCGGCTGGCCATCGTCCTGGACGGCAAGGTCTACACCGCCCCCGTGATCCGCCAGGCCATCACCGGGGGGCAGGCGGTGATCGAGGGGCTTTCGGGCCTCGAGGAGGCCAGCGAGATCGCCCTGGTCCTACGCTCCGGGGCCTTGCCCGTCTCCCTGGAAGTGGCGGAAATCCGCTCAATAGGCCCCACCCTGGGCCAGGACGCCATCCAGGCGGGCATCCGCTCGGCCCTCATCGGCACCCTGGCCATCTTCCTCCTCATCTTCGCCTACTACGGCTTTAGCCTTGGCCTGGTGGCCTCCTTGGGCCTCATCTACACCTCGGTCTTGATCCTGGGCCTCCTTTCGGGCCTTGGGGCCACCCTGACCCTCCCCGGCATCGCCGGCCTGGTCCTCACCCTGGGGGCGGCGGTGGACGGGAACGTCCTCTCCTTTGAGCGCATCAAGGAGGAGCTAAGGGCAGGAAAGAAGTTCCGCCAGGCCATCCCCGAGGGCTTCAAGCACTCCACCCTCACCATCCTGGACGTGAACATCGCCCACCTCCTGGCGGCAGCGGCCCTTTACCAGTACGCCACCGGGCCGGTGCGGGGCTTCGCGGTCATCCTGGCCATCGGGGTGGTGGCCAGCGTCTTCTCCAACCTGGTCTTCAGCCGCTACCTCCTGGAGCGCCTGGCGGACCGGGGGGAGATCCGCCCCCCCATGTGGCTGGTGGACCCCAGGTTCAACTTCATGGGCCCAGCCCGCTTCATCACCGCGGCCACGCTCCTCCTGGCGGCGCTGGCGGCGGGGGTGGTCTTCACCAAGGGCTTCAACTACTCCATCGACTTCACCGGGGGCACCGCCTACACCGTGCGCACAGGAACCGAGGTGGGCGTGGACACCCTGAGGCGCTTCCTGGAGGAGAAGGGCTTCCCCGCCAAGGAGGCGGTGATCACCCAGGTGCAGGCCCCCACCGCCGACTACCGGGAGTTTTCCCTGAAGCTCCCCCCCCTGCCCGACGCCAAACGGCTGGAGCTGGAGGAGCTTTTCGCCTCGGAGCTCAAGGCCACGGTCCTCACCTCGGAGACCGTGGGCCCCGCCATCGGCTCCGAGCTAAGGCGGAACGCGGTGATGGCGGTGCTGGTGGGCCTGGGCCTCATCCTCCTCTACGTGGCCTTCCGCTTTGACTGGACCTTCGGGGTGGCCAGCGTGCTGGCGGTGGCCCACGACGTGGCCATCGTGGCGGGGATGTATAGCCTTTTGGGCCTGGAGTTCTCCATCCCCACCATCGCCGCCCTCCTCACCATCGTGGGTTACTCCATCAACGACTCCATCGTGGTCTCCGACCGCATCCGGGAAAACCAGAAGCTCCTGCGGGGGGTGCCCTACCGGGAGATGGTGAACCGCTCCATCAACCAGACCCTCTCCCGCACGGTGATGACCAGCCTCACCACCCTCCTGCCCATCATCGCCCTCCTCTTCCTGGGGGGAAGCGTCTTGAGGGACTTCTCCTTGGCCATCTTCGTGGGCATCTTCGTGGGCACCTACAGCTCCATCTACGTGGTGAGCGCCCTGGTGGTGTTCTGGAAGGAACTGCGGCAAGCGCGGGCCAAGAAGGCCGCGTAG
- a CDS encoding GGDEF domain-containing protein: MRLLSILLIVQGGGGKVKLAALGPLPQMNRPVVWIECGMSPEIWPGLVRLYWRLALIPLVWIPVVVLYGGQVMYAATLLYWLSLPVAYLLARATGMGRLAVALHLGVALFTALMSLVAPPAAVVRGLSGEDWRLGVMAFFTVGAYAFAAFAGWPGLWLALAYVLLAPWPQEETRFLVAAGGLLAGIAGLSVAAMIQRLQALQSLIQSEALTDPLTGLANRRSLERDFPRLQALAAREGLSLVLSLWDLDDLKAVNDREGHKAGDAHLVRFAQVLREEAREGDALYRVGGDEFVGLHLGLRDGASLEARVHAHFPSVSVGFSPVEERELLQALEAADRLMYRKKGR; this comes from the coding sequence ATGCGCCTGCTGTCCATCCTTCTCATCGTCCAGGGTGGAGGGGGCAAAGTCAAGCTGGCCGCTTTGGGGCCCCTACCCCAAATGAACCGCCCGGTGGTCTGGATAGAATGCGGCATGTCCCCTGAGATCTGGCCGGGGCTGGTCCGCCTGTACTGGCGCCTGGCCCTGATCCCTTTGGTGTGGATCCCGGTGGTGGTGCTGTATGGGGGCCAGGTGATGTACGCTGCCACGCTCCTTTACTGGTTGAGCCTTCCCGTGGCCTACCTCCTGGCCAGGGCCACCGGCATGGGGCGTCTGGCCGTAGCCCTGCACCTGGGGGTGGCCCTATTCACCGCCCTCATGAGCCTGGTGGCCCCGCCGGCGGCGGTGGTCAGAGGGCTTTCCGGGGAGGATTGGCGGCTTGGGGTCATGGCCTTTTTCACCGTGGGCGCCTACGCCTTTGCCGCCTTCGCCGGCTGGCCTGGGCTTTGGCTGGCCTTGGCCTATGTCCTCCTCGCCCCTTGGCCCCAGGAGGAAACCCGCTTCCTGGTGGCGGCGGGGGGGCTTTTGGCCGGCATAGCCGGCCTCAGCGTGGCGGCCATGATCCAGCGCCTTCAGGCTTTGCAGAGCCTCATCCAGAGCGAGGCCCTCACCGATCCCCTCACAGGCCTGGCCAACCGCCGCTCCCTGGAGCGGGACTTTCCCCGGCTGCAGGCCTTGGCCGCCCGGGAGGGGCTTTCCCTGGTCCTTTCCCTTTGGGACCTGGATGATCTTAAGGCAGTGAACGACCGGGAGGGGCATAAGGCAGGAGATGCCCATCTGGTGCGTTTCGCCCAGGTCTTGAGGGAGGAGGCCCGGGAGGGGGACGCCCTTTACCGGGTGGGTGGGGACGAGTTTGTGGGCCTGCACCTGGGCTTAAGGGACGGGGCCTCCTTGGAGGCGCGGGTCCATGCCCACTTCCCCTCGGTTTCTGTGGGTTTCAGCCCGGTGGAGGAAAGGGAGCTTTTGCAGGCCCTCGAGGCGGCCGATAGGCTTATGTACCGCAAGAAGGGGAGATGA
- the lepA gene encoding translation elongation factor 4 codes for MRRMDSRRIRNFSIIAHVDHGKSTLADRILQMTHAVSEREMREQFLDSLELERERGITIKASAVRVEYRAKDGETYIFNLIDTPGHVDFTYEVSRALAAVEGVLLVVDASQGVEAETLAKFYMALEHGHAMIPVINKIDLPNARPLEVALEVEEVLGLPADEAIFASGKTGEGVEEILEAIVKRIPPPKGDPEAPLKALIFDSLYDAYQGVIPYLRLFEGRVRPGDRIRVWSTGKEFVVDKVGIFTPQGLVPVEELTAGEVGWLTAAIRDIHDVQVGDTLTHAQRPTDAPYPGFRPAKPVVFAGLYPVDSGDYGKLRDALEKLKLNDAALTFEPETSTALGFGFRCGFLGLLHAEIVQERLEREFGLELIATAPSVVYRVRLKNGEEVEVLNPADLPDPTKIEEILEPYVKLAVFTPEEFVGAIMQLVQEKRGRLVNMTYLPGETKRVELVYEVPFAEILYDFHDRLKSLSRGYASMDYEQIGYQPGDLVKVSVLVHGEPVDALAFIAHREKAYPMARAIVDKLAEVIPRQLFEVPIQAAIGGKIIARATVKALRKDVLAKCYGGDVTRKKKLLEKQKEGKKRLKAIGKVEVPQEAFLAVLSAGRDEP; via the coding sequence ATGAGAAGGATGGACAGCAGGCGCATCCGCAACTTCTCCATCATCGCCCACGTGGACCACGGGAAGTCCACCCTGGCCGACCGCATCCTGCAGATGACCCACGCGGTGAGCGAGCGGGAGATGCGGGAGCAGTTTTTGGACTCCCTGGAGCTGGAGCGCGAGCGGGGCATCACCATCAAGGCCAGCGCCGTGCGGGTGGAGTACCGGGCCAAGGACGGGGAAACCTATATCTTCAACCTGATCGACACCCCGGGCCACGTGGACTTCACCTACGAGGTCTCCCGGGCCCTGGCGGCGGTGGAGGGGGTCCTTTTGGTGGTGGACGCCAGCCAGGGGGTGGAGGCGGAAACCCTGGCCAAGTTCTACATGGCCCTGGAACACGGCCATGCGATGATTCCGGTTATCAACAAGATCGACCTTCCCAACGCCAGGCCCCTGGAGGTGGCCCTCGAGGTGGAGGAGGTGCTGGGCCTCCCCGCCGACGAGGCCATCTTCGCCTCGGGGAAGACGGGGGAAGGCGTGGAGGAGATCCTCGAGGCCATCGTAAAGCGCATCCCACCCCCCAAGGGCGACCCGGAAGCGCCTCTTAAGGCCCTCATCTTTGACTCCCTTTACGACGCCTACCAGGGGGTCATCCCCTACCTCCGCCTCTTTGAGGGCCGGGTGCGCCCGGGAGACCGCATCCGCGTCTGGTCCACGGGGAAGGAGTTCGTGGTGGACAAGGTGGGGATCTTTACCCCGCAGGGGCTTGTCCCGGTGGAGGAACTCACCGCGGGAGAGGTGGGCTGGCTCACCGCCGCCATCCGCGACATCCACGACGTGCAGGTGGGGGATACCCTCACCCACGCCCAAAGGCCCACGGACGCCCCCTACCCCGGCTTCCGCCCGGCCAAGCCCGTGGTCTTCGCCGGCCTCTACCCGGTGGACTCCGGGGACTACGGCAAGCTCCGGGACGCCCTGGAAAAGCTCAAGCTCAACGATGCCGCCCTCACCTTCGAGCCGGAGACCTCCACCGCCTTGGGCTTCGGCTTCCGCTGCGGCTTCCTGGGGCTCCTCCATGCGGAGATCGTGCAGGAGCGCCTGGAGCGGGAGTTCGGCCTGGAGCTCATCGCCACCGCCCCCAGCGTGGTCTACCGGGTGCGCCTGAAAAACGGGGAGGAGGTGGAGGTGCTAAACCCCGCCGACCTCCCCGACCCCACGAAGATCGAGGAGATCCTGGAGCCCTACGTGAAGCTCGCCGTCTTTACCCCCGAGGAATTCGTGGGGGCCATCATGCAACTCGTCCAGGAAAAACGGGGCCGCCTGGTGAACATGACCTACCTTCCCGGGGAGACCAAGCGGGTGGAGCTGGTCTACGAGGTGCCCTTTGCCGAGATCCTCTACGACTTCCACGACCGCCTGAAAAGCCTCTCCCGGGGCTACGCCTCCATGGACTACGAGCAGATCGGCTACCAACCCGGGGATCTGGTCAAGGTGAGCGTCCTGGTGCACGGGGAGCCCGTGGACGCCCTCGCCTTCATCGCCCACCGGGAGAAGGCCTACCCCATGGCCCGGGCCATCGTGGATAAGTTGGCCGAGGTCATCCCCCGTCAGCTTTTTGAAGTGCCCATCCAGGCGGCCATCGGGGGCAAGATCATCGCCCGGGCCACGGTGAAGGCCCTCAGGAAGGACGTCTTGGCCAAGTGCTACGGCGGGGACGTGACCCGGAAGAAGAAGCTTCTGGAAAAGCAAAAGGAGGGAAAGAAGCGGCTCAAGGCCATCGGCAAGGTGGAGGTGCCCCAGGAGGCCTTCCTGGCGGTGCTCTCGGCGGGGCGGGATGAGCCTTAG
- a CDS encoding 3-hydroxybutyrate dehydrogenase, which translates to MGDFRGKTALVTGGGSGIGLAIARAFAQKGARVLVHDVKDASALAAELGGVFLQADLGDPKAVEELGEQAARYGVDILVNNAGFQHIDPVEDFPLETWQRMLQVMLTAPFQLTKALLPGMKAKGWGRILNIASVHGLVASPFKSAYIAAKHGLIGLTRTVALEAGPFGVTVNAIAPAYVRTPLVENQIADQARTLGIPESEVVEKVFLAQAAVKRLIEPEEVAELALFLASEKAGAITGAVFPIDLGWTAR; encoded by the coding sequence ATGGGGGATTTCAGGGGAAAGACAGCGCTCGTCACCGGAGGGGGAAGCGGCATCGGCCTGGCCATCGCCCGGGCCTTCGCCCAGAAGGGGGCCAGGGTACTGGTCCACGACGTGAAGGACGCCTCCGCCCTAGCGGCGGAACTGGGCGGGGTGTTCCTCCAGGCGGACCTAGGGGACCCTAAGGCCGTGGAGGAACTGGGAGAGCAAGCGGCCCGGTACGGCGTGGACATCCTGGTGAACAACGCCGGCTTCCAACACATCGACCCCGTGGAGGACTTTCCCTTGGAAACCTGGCAAAGGATGCTCCAGGTGATGCTCACCGCCCCCTTCCAGCTCACCAAGGCGCTCCTTCCCGGGATGAAGGCCAAGGGCTGGGGGCGTATCCTCAATATCGCCAGCGTCCACGGCCTGGTGGCAAGCCCCTTCAAGAGCGCCTACATCGCCGCCAAGCACGGCCTCATCGGCCTCACCCGAACGGTGGCCCTGGAAGCGGGGCCCTTCGGGGTCACGGTGAACGCCATCGCCCCCGCCTACGTGCGCACCCCCCTGGTGGAGAACCAGATCGCCGACCAGGCCCGCACCCTGGGCATACCGGAAAGCGAGGTGGTGGAGAAGGTCTTCCTGGCCCAGGCCGCGGTGAAGCGGCTCATCGAGCCCGAGGAGGTGGCCGAGCTCGCCCTCTTCCTGGCCTCGGAGAAGGCGGGGGCCATCACCGGCGCCGTCTTCCCCATCGACCTGGGCTGGACCGCCCGCTAG
- a CDS encoding CoA transferase, which translates to MAPCAWPPGKVLDLTRLLPGPLAGKLLGDLGFPVVKVEPPQGDPLRDWAPEAYRFLNGEKEVLTLDLKRGKDRERLLVLVREAAVLLESNRPGVMERMGLGPEVLLGVNPRLVYARLRGYPDVPDPGHDLTYLAEAGLLGRFPWQAFQFADLAGAYALALTALKGLLLGGGVYEVALSEAVKAVAYPPIPFLDGSVLCYGVYPARQGQVALAALEPHFWARFCEEAGLPELLAAAFSPAKPGLAPYERLRAFFQGRTAQEWEAWGKEKGVPLRAVRG; encoded by the coding sequence ATGGCGCCCTGCGCATGGCCCCCAGGTAAGGTTCTGGACCTGACCCGGCTGCTTCCCGGGCCCTTGGCGGGAAAGCTTCTTGGGGATTTGGGTTTTCCCGTGGTCAAGGTGGAGCCTCCGCAAGGGGATCCCCTTAGGGACTGGGCCCCGGAGGCCTACCGCTTTTTGAACGGGGAAAAGGAGGTCCTGACCCTTGACCTAAAGAGGGGGAAGGATCGGGAGAGGTTGTTGGTCCTGGTAAGGGAAGCCGCCGTTCTCCTGGAGTCCAACCGCCCCGGGGTCATGGAGCGGATGGGCCTCGGGCCTGAGGTGCTCCTTGGGGTCAACCCCCGCCTGGTCTACGCCCGGCTTCGGGGTTACCCGGATGTTCCCGACCCTGGCCATGACCTCACCTATTTGGCGGAGGCGGGGCTTCTCGGGCGCTTTCCCTGGCAGGCCTTCCAGTTCGCCGACCTGGCCGGGGCCTACGCCCTGGCCCTCACCGCCCTCAAGGGGCTTCTCCTGGGGGGCGGGGTGTACGAGGTGGCCCTCTCCGAAGCGGTCAAGGCCGTGGCCTATCCCCCGATTCCCTTTCTGGATGGCTCGGTCCTTTGCTATGGGGTTTACCCTGCCCGGCAGGGGCAGGTGGCCTTGGCCGCCTTGGAGCCCCATTTCTGGGCCCGGTTTTGTGAGGAGGCAGGTCTACCAGAGTTGCTTGCGGCGGCCTTCAGCCCGGCCAAACCCGGCCTTGCGCCTTATGAGCGGCTACGGGCCTTCTTTCAAGGGAGGACCGCCCAAGAGTGGGAGGCCTGGGGCAAGGAGAAAGGGGTCCCCCTCCGGGCCGTGCGGGGCTAG
- a CDS encoding 3-hydroxyacyl-CoA dehydrogenase has product MERSALVTGGASGLGRAAALALRDRGYRVVVLDLRRGEAPGLQYLEGDVAREEDAKRAVELAASQAPLFAVVNAAGIGLARKILGREGPHDLEGFRKVVEVNLLGTFNVLRLAAWAMRENPPDAEGQRGVIVNTASVAAFEGQVGQAAYAASKGGVVGLTLPAARELADWGIRVVTVAPGLFDTPLLQGLPEKAKASLAEQVPFPKRLGRPEEYALLVLHILENPMLNGEVIRLDGALRMAPR; this is encoded by the coding sequence ATGGAACGAAGCGCCTTGGTGACGGGTGGGGCCTCGGGGCTCGGACGGGCCGCAGCCCTGGCCCTAAGGGATAGGGGCTACAGGGTGGTGGTCTTGGACCTCAGGCGGGGGGAGGCTCCCGGCCTCCAGTACCTGGAGGGGGATGTGGCCCGGGAGGAGGATGCCAAGCGGGCGGTGGAGCTCGCGGCCTCCCAGGCTCCTCTCTTCGCCGTGGTGAACGCGGCGGGGATCGGCCTGGCCCGCAAGATTTTGGGCCGAGAAGGCCCCCACGACCTGGAGGGCTTCCGCAAGGTGGTGGAGGTGAACCTCTTGGGCACCTTCAACGTGTTGCGTCTGGCGGCTTGGGCCATGCGGGAGAACCCTCCCGACGCCGAGGGGCAGCGGGGAGTCATCGTGAACACCGCCAGCGTGGCTGCCTTTGAGGGCCAGGTGGGCCAGGCGGCCTACGCCGCCAGTAAGGGGGGCGTGGTGGGCCTCACCCTTCCCGCTGCCCGGGAGCTGGCGGACTGGGGCATCCGGGTGGTGACCGTGGCCCCAGGCCTCTTCGATACCCCCCTTCTTCAAGGGCTTCCTGAAAAGGCCAAGGCCTCGTTGGCGGAACAGGTGCCCTTCCCTAAGCGCCTGGGCCGGCCAGAAGAGTACGCCCTGTTGGTCCTCCACATCCTGGAAAACCCCATGCTGAACGGGGAGGTGATCCGCCTGGATGGCGCCCTGCGCATGGCCCCCAGGTAA
- a CDS encoding sensor histidine kinase — translation MSLRARLALVIALLAFLPNLVLALTLGLVGEGPWLPLVLWLLLIALVSGAVGYFLARSLLRPLEELTRALAYLSVREGPVNELRLPAPKEPPPMEIALLRARFGELLQRLQRLMEAREAFYGALAHDLKTPLVSAIRALEYLERADHLGREKRVELLLALRRELTQAHLLVENLLALSRLEARTPQRETLNLRALAEDLLLRYREEGRRRGLALTVEGAGLARGERLLLERALANLLDNALRHAKTQVRIRVEEGVLQVEDDGEGLPLPLEALAQPFRQGGPNRGSAGLGLYTAKRVAEAHGGRLLTCKGPLGGACLRLELPSAKEL, via the coding sequence ATGAGCCTTAGGGCAAGGCTGGCCCTGGTCATCGCCCTTCTGGCCTTTCTGCCCAACCTGGTCCTGGCCCTCACCCTGGGCCTCGTGGGGGAAGGTCCCTGGCTGCCCTTGGTGCTTTGGCTTCTCCTCATCGCCCTGGTTTCCGGGGCGGTGGGGTACTTCCTGGCCCGAAGCCTCCTCAGGCCCCTTGAGGAGCTCACCCGCGCCCTGGCCTACCTTTCCGTCAGGGAGGGTCCGGTGAACGAGCTCAGGCTACCCGCCCCCAAGGAGCCTCCCCCCATGGAGATCGCCCTGCTCCGCGCCCGCTTCGGGGAGCTTCTTCAACGCCTCCAGCGCCTCATGGAGGCCCGGGAAGCCTTCTACGGGGCCCTGGCCCACGACCTGAAAACCCCCCTGGTTTCCGCGATCCGGGCCCTGGAGTACCTGGAAAGGGCGGACCACTTGGGCCGCGAAAAGCGGGTGGAACTCCTTTTAGCCCTGAGGCGAGAGTTAACCCAGGCCCACCTCCTGGTGGAAAACCTCCTGGCCCTCTCCCGCCTCGAGGCCCGCACCCCCCAGCGGGAAACTCTGAACCTGAGGGCCTTGGCCGAGGATCTCCTTCTGCGTTACCGGGAGGAAGGGAGAAGGCGGGGACTTGCCCTCACGGTGGAGGGGGCGGGTCTCGCCCGGGGGGAGCGGCTCCTTTTGGAAAGGGCCCTGGCCAACCTTCTGGACAACGCCCTACGGCACGCCAAGACCCAGGTGCGCATCCGGGTGGAGGAAGGGGTCCTGCAGGTGGAGGACGACGGGGAGGGGCTTCCCCTGCCCCTCGAGGCCCTGGCCCAGCCCTTCCGCCAAGGGGGCCCGAACCGGGGAAGCGCGGGGCTTGGCCTCTACACCGCCAAGCGGGTGGCTGAGGCCCACGGGGGGAGGCTTTTAACCTGCAAAGGCCCGTTGGGCGGGGCGTGTTTGCGCCTGGAACTCCCCTCGGCTAAGGAGCTTTAG
- a CDS encoding thiolase family protein, which translates to MGEPVILEAVRTPIGKRNGALRAWRPDALYARVLDALLERTGIDPHLIGDVVTGCVTQTGEQGANVGRLAVLLSRLPKEVPAVSLNRMCGSSQQAIHFAAQAIAAGDLDFAIAGGVESMTRCPMFSDIGGGFHTLNPALFRRYELVHQGESAERIAEKYGLCREELDEWGYLSHRRAARAIQEGRFRDQILPLEGVDGEGRPFLLDRDEGVRFDVDYERMLALKPVFREDGVVTAGNSSQISDGAAALLLGDREKAQALGLRPRARFLARVVVAGDPTLQLLEVIPATRKALERAGLSLKDIDVIEINEAFASVVLAFLRELGPDPERVNPNGGAIAHGHPLGATGAVLMTKLLHELERTGGEFGLQVMCIGHGQATATIIQRI; encoded by the coding sequence ATGGGAGAGCCGGTGATCCTGGAAGCGGTGCGCACCCCCATCGGCAAGCGGAACGGGGCTTTAAGGGCGTGGCGGCCCGACGCCCTTTACGCCCGGGTCTTGGATGCCCTCCTAGAGCGGACGGGGATCGACCCCCACCTCATCGGGGACGTGGTCACGGGGTGCGTGACCCAAACCGGGGAGCAGGGGGCCAACGTGGGCCGGCTGGCCGTCCTCCTCTCCCGCCTGCCCAAGGAGGTGCCTGCGGTAAGCCTAAACCGCATGTGCGGCTCCAGCCAGCAGGCCATTCACTTCGCCGCCCAGGCCATCGCCGCCGGGGACCTGGACTTCGCCATCGCCGGAGGGGTGGAGAGCATGACCCGATGCCCCATGTTCTCCGACATCGGGGGCGGCTTCCACACCTTGAACCCTGCCCTTTTCCGGCGTTATGAGCTCGTCCACCAAGGGGAAAGCGCGGAACGCATCGCAGAGAAGTATGGCCTCTGCCGGGAGGAGCTGGACGAGTGGGGCTACCTCTCCCACAGGCGGGCGGCCCGGGCCATCCAGGAGGGGCGCTTCCGGGACCAGATCCTTCCCCTGGAGGGGGTGGATGGGGAGGGAAGGCCTTTCCTGCTGGACCGCGACGAAGGGGTGCGTTTCGACGTGGACTACGAGCGGATGCTGGCCTTGAAGCCCGTCTTCCGGGAGGACGGGGTGGTGACCGCCGGTAACTCCAGCCAGATCTCCGACGGGGCGGCGGCCCTCCTCCTGGGGGACCGGGAGAAGGCCCAGGCCTTGGGCCTTCGCCCCCGGGCCCGCTTCCTCGCCCGGGTGGTGGTGGCGGGGGACCCCACCCTGCAGCTTCTGGAGGTGATCCCCGCCACGAGGAAGGCCCTGGAGCGGGCCGGGCTTTCCCTCAAGGACATCGACGTCATCGAGATCAACGAGGCCTTCGCCAGCGTGGTCCTGGCCTTCCTGCGGGAGCTTGGCCCCGACCCGGAGAGGGTGAACCCCAACGGCGGGGCCATCGCCCACGGCCACCCCTTGGGGGCCACGGGGGCGGTCCTTATGACCAAGCTCCTCCACGAGCTGGAACGCACCGGGGGGGAGTTCGGCCTGCAGGTGATGTGCATCGGCCACGGCCAAGCCACGGCCACCATCATCCAACGGATCTAG